GCGCCACTTCCGGGTGGCCGGCGTGATCGAGGACCGCGGCACCATGCTCGGCAGCAGCCGCAACCGTTTCGTGATCGTGCCGATCACCGCCTACCTGAAGCTGTTCGGCTCCCGGGAATCGATCGACATCAAGGTCTCGGTCGCCGACCTGACCGGTATGGCGGAGGCCCAGGACGAGGCGCGCCACTACATGCGCCTGCGCCACAAGCTGCGTCCCGCCGAGGAAGACGATTTCGGCATCGTGACCATGGATGAGCTGCTCTCGCTGTGGTCGGGCATCTCGGGCGCCATCTACAGCGCCCTGGTGCCGCTGGTGGGCATCAGCCTGGTGATCGGCGGCATCGTGCTGATGAACATCATGCTGGTCGCGGTCACCGAGCGCACCAGGGAGGTGGGCATCCGCAAGGCCGTGGGCGCGCGCCGCACGGCGATCCTGTGGCAGTTCCTGGTGGAGTCGATCACGCTGTCGGTGACCGGCGGCGTGCTGGGCATCAGCTTCGGCCTGGGGCTGGCCCTGCTGATCACCGCGGTGACGCCGCTGCCCTTCGCCTTCGCCTGGTGGTCGGTCGTGCTGGGTCTGGCGGTGACGTTCGTGATCGGCCTGATCTTCGGCACCTACCCGGCGTGGAAGGCGGCCGGTCTTGATCCCGTGGAGGCTCTGCGACGTGAGTGACCGCGTGGACATCAGCGGCCGCATGCATGCCGGCGAGGGATTCGCACAGGCCTTCGCCACCATCCGCGGCCACAAGCTGCGCAGCTTCCTGCTGATCCTGGGCGTGGCCATCGGCGTGGCGACGTTGTTGGCCATGTTCACAATCGTCACCGGCCTGAGCGGACGGATCCGCAACGACATCGTGTCGTCGGCCAAGCCGTACCTGTACATCGCGCGCTACCACGGCCTCGGCGGCGAGGACATGGAGGAGAAGCTGCGCCGGCCCCAGCTCATGCCCGAGTGCATCGAAGTCCTGGCCGAGGTCGGAGGTGTCGACGGCACGGATTACATGATCTCCAGCGGCCGCGCCACGGTGCTGACCTACGGCAAGGAGCGCACCAACCTGGTGCAGGTCTTCGGCGCTTCGGCCGACTTCCACAACCTCTACTCGTTCGGCCTCGGGGAAGGGCGTTTCTTCACGTACGAGGAACAGGACGCCCGCCGCCGCGTCTGTGTGCTCGGCGCCGGACCGGTCGAGACCCTCTTTCCCAACGTGGACCCGGTGGGCAAGCGCCTGCGGATCTTCGGCGTGGACTACGAGATCGTCGGCACCATGGAGAGCCGCCGCCACATCTTCGGACAGATGGGAGACAACTGGGTGGTCGTCCCCTGGCCCACCTACGAGAAGGATTTTTCCAACAAGGAGTTCGATGACCGTACGGTGGCGGTGACCGTGGCCGACGGCTACGACAGCGACGAGGTGGCGACCGACGTCACGGGTGTCCTGAGGCGTGTGCGCGGGTTGCGGCCCGACCAGGAGAACGATTTCGAGGTGGTGGCCTCGGAGACCTACGGCGAGCTGGTGGGCAAGGTGACCCAGGCGGTGGCGCTGGTGCTGGTGGTGATGTCGTCGATCGGGTTGATGGTCGGGGGGATCGGCGTGATGAACATCATGCTGATCTCGGTCACCGAGCGGACGCGGGAGATCGGGGTGCGCATGGCCGTGGGGGCGCGGCGGCAGGACGTGCTGCGACAGATCCTGGTGGAGTCGGCTACGTTGACGGGAATCGGGGGCGTGGTGGGAACCGTGCTGGGGTATCTGATGGCCTGGGGGGGGACCAAGGTGCTGGCGTTCCCGTTC
Above is a genomic segment from bacterium containing:
- a CDS encoding ABC transporter permease; this translates as MNLWEGVRIALASLWTHKLRTLLTLLGNIVGTMSVIAVVSLINGVDIYARHKVLDEGSNVFTISRVNFYDILTDMDAFLESLENPKLTLDDRAYLGERMTRAASVGASLDRNADLRAQGRNSRGVTVRGKTDDYSLLEDLPLHAGRHLTRQDVAASRQAAVLGWDIARELFPDLDDPSGRTVKLGKRHFRVAGVIEDRGTMLGSSRNRFVIVPITAYLKLFGSRESIDIKVSVADLTGMAEAQDEARHYMRLRHKLRPAEEDDFGIVTMDELLSLWSGISGAIYSALVPLVGISLVIGGIVLMNIMLVAVTERTREVGIRKAVGARRTAILWQFLVESITLSVTGGVLGISFGLGLALLITAVTPLPFAFAWWSVVLGLAVTFVIGLIFGTYPAWKAAGLDPVEALRRE
- a CDS encoding ABC transporter permease, whose amino-acid sequence is MSDRVDISGRMHAGEGFAQAFATIRGHKLRSFLLILGVAIGVATLLAMFTIVTGLSGRIRNDIVSSAKPYLYIARYHGLGGEDMEEKLRRPQLMPECIEVLAEVGGVDGTDYMISSGRATVLTYGKERTNLVQVFGASADFHNLYSFGLGEGRFFTYEEQDARRRVCVLGAGPVETLFPNVDPVGKRLRIFGVDYEIVGTMESRRHIFGQMGDNWVVVPWPTYEKDFSNKEFDDRTVAVTVADGYDSDEVATDVTGVLRRVRGLRPDQENDFEVVASETYGELVGKVTQAVALVLVVMSSIGLMVGGIGVMNIMLISVTERTREIGVRMAVGARRQDVLRQILVESATLTGIGGVVGTVLGYLMAWGGTKVLAFPFGFNPFVAVGAVAFSASIGIFFGMYPANRAAKMDPIEALRHE